TTGCCCTCACAGATTCCTCCCCTGACTCGGGCTTCACATCATCACATTATATGGCCTAAGTATCCTTCCTTAACATGTTTTCTATGTTGGTGAACTTTAATCTTCTTGCTATGTCAAGTGGAGTCTCTCCTTCCTGGGGAAAAAAGAGGTAAAATAagcaatgataaaaataataattcaagaccctagtaccagtgtgtgtgtgtgtgtgtgtgtgtgtgtgtgtgttaatagaTATTGCTGGGCAGCAGCGCTAATCTTTGAATATGGCTTCTTGTGTGCAATACAATTCCTTCAGATTAGGGATGGAAAGATCTGCCCATTTCAGTTCCCTCAAGTTTTCGAGTCTtgtattcagttctccacattgcttGGCAATTTGTAGATTTATTTGGAAAATCTTCATGCAAATCCAATAGCATTTCGGTACGAATCTCTCCTAATAAGTACTtgtttgtatgcagctttgacttaatatgcatatttttgccagcaatttctcctaatataattcatttttgtatgttattttcacttgtaTTAACTTTTAggtacactttcccctaatatatgcaccTCTGTAAATAATGGAGAATGAAATAATGAAAGATGTATTAGTGAGAATTTTAAAGGCTGGATGTATTTCAGCTCTCACAtttttttcagaaagtgcagattggaTAGATTAACCTGCAATAATGAACAGAATCAATCTTCTCCCCTATTCCTACCTCAGATTGTGCCAGCTGTCACCAGCTGTGGGTTCTAGAGTGAGGGAGAATttccccactgaaattagtgggatTTCTCTTAATAATTCCCAATTGTTTAAAGTTTATCCATTTTGAGATCAATACAAAAGAATTGCCACTGGAGGAAGCAATTTTGACCAAAATATTCCTAGTCTTGCTAATATGAACACTTAATTCTTTGTGCAAAGGGATAAGAGACTTCTGTTTTACAAAAGCTAATGACAGAAACAACATACACACAAAGGAAACAAGTTGAATGCTTTTCGTCAACAAAGGCACAGCTTAGTATTATGGGTTTCTGAACATGGCAAAAGCATATTTGGTGTCTTCATTCTGCAATACAATATTGCTCACCTTGCAGAGGATTTGAGATTATTCATGGCCAAGAGAGAACGATCATTTTTATGTGAATTTACAAAGGGATTTCTGAGGGCTCCAATTGAGCTGGTGCAGGAGCTCTTGAGAGCAGATACAGTGTGTGAAAACATCCATTCAAAATGAATGGTATAATCCTGCATGGTCCAGCTCTTACATCTCTCCCATAATCAGCTGCACATTTCAGTTTACAGTGGAATGTTTTTAGATGGTATAAATTAAATTAGAATGCCCAAGGGTTGGGATTGTTTGCAAGATATAAATCAGGGATGAGAAACATaaagctctccagatattgttggacttcaagcTGCATGGCCAATAGATAGGACTCAGAGGtggtgggagtccaacaacaagcAACAGGCCGTAGTTCCCCATACCTGATGTATGGGGAACTATACAAACATCAAGGCTTCCCTCAATCAATTAGATGAGAAACAAATGGTGAACAGCCTGGGTCTTCCAGAGGGACAAAACACTGCTGGCCTTCATTCTAGAAATCGACAACTACTTGGGAGAGCAGGTTCTCCCTCAACAATAGTTGGCACCGTCCAGAAGAGAGGGTGAACCAGAAGCCTTGTCGAAGTCAGTCAAAACTATAGCTGTATTAAGCTCTGACTTCCTTACCTTGTCCTTTATAGAGAGATCAGAACCTGCCCCTACAAGTAGAGGAACGATGGATGGGTTCTTCATTTCACAGGCATAGTGGAGAGCTGTCCTTCCTGACTGAAAAGAACCAAACAATTACCCTTGGAAAGATATGCATTATTATACAAGCAGAAGTTTCAGTCATGTCCTAATGCTTCTCCTGTTAATGCATCCTTTATTTCTAGAGGAAAGGGGAGCTGTGAGTCATGTATCTTTGTAGCTGTGTTATGCTTCTAATAatttggtctctcccccccccaataaaccccAAACAATTTACTCCTACCTCTGCAGTTTTCCCAGTGTCAAAGTTTAACCATCAGCTTTCTTAGGACATGGACCTGTCCTCTTACACTTTCTAAAACAACTTGCACCCTGATGGAATGGTGGTGATGATTAGGAATGCATGTTGTTGTCCTACAACTAGTAAGTGAGGGCTGCTGAAAGAGTAGTGTGCCACAAGAGCTATGGcaaacaaattatttaaattaaCAGCCTCTGTGAATCCAAACTACACATTTGCAGAGGATGCCCCACATGTTTTTTTCTCTGCTCTGGATATTCTCCCCCCTTTGGGTATGGTTATACtattggcctccacagttgcttacagacacactgttaagaccatagctgtggaagacaatcttactcagctacgagtgattgccaaaaaagaagaCGACTTTTTGATCACTCCCAGTTCAAAGAGCTGGGGATCCCACTATATCATTGTCCTAGAACCCTCCAAGGATATATATGTCCACTTACATCATCTGTAACATTAACATCGACACCAGCTCTAAGCAGCATCTTGATAAGATTTTCATTCTGCTTACTTCTGGATACCTGTTCAACAGATGGGCATGTCATTGTTAGAATGACAGTTTATATTCACAATGAGAAAACTCATGCTGAGTTGTCTGACAATGAAAACTTACTTTTATTCATCTTCCCAATAATGATGTGgaactttttaaacattttatctgCAAGATTGTATCtaaatgtttgttttctcctAGCTTTCAccattgaaatacagtggtacctctggttatgtacttaatttgttccggaggtccgttcttaacctgaaactgttcttaacctgaagcaccactttagctaatgggacctcctgctgcagctgcactgccagagcacaatttctgttcttatcctgaagcaaagttcttagcttgaagcattatttctgagttagtggagtatgtaacctgaagcgtatgcaacccgaggtaccactgtaagcacttACTTAGTGAATGCAGTCTGTAGCGATCGAAGTTTAGTATGCAATGTAAATTAGTCTGATGCTATATTCAAATGCCACCATCCTATGCATGTATACTGTGAAGTGGGCTCCATTCATTTCTGTGCATTGTACTTACAGTTACATCATGTTACATCAATTCTGTGTGAGAAGCATGtacatctcttttttaaaaaaaataataatatgtcaTGTGCATGCCTATTTGCTAGGAAGCTGTAATTGGCTTTGTGGCTTTCTAGTATGCATAGTCAACTGTAGAAAACAAGTTCTATTGTCACATGTGACAATCACTCAAGGCCTATGGGTGCACACTAGCTTTTGGAAATATTTGAAGTGGCCCTGGTATGCCAAGGATGGGGGTCACTTAGATCAAGGTTGATATTTTTGGCACACAAGCCAAGGTTGATATCTAATGGCTACAAACCAGAAATATATATACTTTCTTTCTGTTCTGAGAGTGAAACAATGGGATTACCCAGTTGAGTTGATTTGCCTTTTAGAGTAAGGGAGCACAAGTAATAGATGGACCCATAAAGAATGTTGTGAGAGAAAATATGTCCAGAAAATGGGGTGTGGGGCCAGTGAGGAACCTTGGCACCTCAAGTTTGAGTGGCACcatgtgcaatgccaaaatccagcatcctgcctcttgccttctatTAGATGTCATAATTGTGGCAGCCCAGGAGTTCTGTGCCTGGTTGAACCaaaccagtcatgctcccctaGATCTGCTGATAACTtacagctttcaccaacctggtgtcctctagatattttggactacaactctcaccaatCCCAGACAGGATGGCCATGTTGTTTGAATgtcaccaggttggtgaagcttTGTGAAGACTGGTATATAAAGATGCTATTTTCATTCTTTTGCTGAACTTACCATGAGTAGATACCCAAGAAGCATAACAGGCATTAAGATGATTATGAGTAGGTAGTCAAGGAAGCTGAACCGTTTTTTGACAGCATAATGTAAACATGTTCGTTCTTTCTAGAGAGAAACAGAAGAACTCATATTATATTAGGCAAAGAGTTCTAATTCCCTTCCATTTTATACACAGAGTATGTTAGACATATTTTGGGcacattttccttctttttccctATTAGAAATCGCctgtgagattaagagtctcatattcTCCATGTGAAAATAAAGGACAATATTCATATGTTATGCAGCAATCGGTGAGCAAATGGAGCCCAGTTGGTGATCCTTAACAAATGTTCACTTATGCCTCACAGTTGTTAGACactgaggaagagggaggagataCTTCCCCTAGTTCTGGGCTCCATTTTTGTATAAGacttcccccaaaaaagattcTGAATTCTGATGAATCTTTAGATACATCCATCTGCTTAGGAACGTTCTCAGCTTTGCCCACCCCGCCTTTCTGTAAtagggaaaaaagaaacaaagtgaTGAAGTTttgacaaaatcgaaaattctttctagtagcaccttagagaccaactgagtttgttcctggtatgagctttcgtgtgcatgcacacttggttttctttttcaaaacacaaGGACACATAATTTCTCAAACCATTTGGAATATCcaggtttgggggactccgcctgtccacgcaaaccTAACTGTCAGctagttgctaatctccctttcctgagcaaggttctggagTGAGTGGTTGCAGACACTTTGGGAAgtaactgattttctagatccatttcagttggagtttaggcccagttttggcacagaaatttatttggttgccctgtatgatgacctctgttgagaaagagacaagggaaacatgtccctgttaattcttctcaacCTCTCAGCGGCTTTCGCTACCATCAACCATGATATCCTCCTGGAGCAACTCTccgaactaggggtgggtggcagcgCATTGTGGTGGTTCCattcctacttggatggtcattcccagagggtgttgcttggggaatgcttttcagccccatggaaccttcaatgtgggctcaatcctatccccaacgttgtttaatatctacatgaaactgctggatAGGGTTATCCGGAGGTTTGAAGTATCCTTCAGCTCTATTTcccctttacatctgcaggtgaggcagtggaagtgctggaccagtgtcttgcctcagtaatggactgaatgagagccaacaaattgaaactcaatccagataagactgagacactcttagtgggtggttcctagacaaggtgggtgggaggttgcctgctcttgataggGTTactcttcctctgaaggagcaggttcgtagcttggggttactcctggatcctttcagttacaggtaggtagccgtgttggtctgccatagtcaaaacaaaataaaataaaaaattccttagcatcttagagaccaactaagtttgttcttggtatgaactttcgtgtgcatgcacacttcttctttgatgttgcttgaggctcaagtggcctcagtggcccggagtgacttccatcagcttcagctggtggcccagctatgcccctatctagCCAGGGATAATCTAACTActcttgtctatgctctggtaacctcaaggttagattactgcaatgcattatacgtgggactgcctctgaagacagttcagaaacttcagctagggCTGAATTCagaggccaggttgctcaccagagcaagatggtttgaacatattacacggatcctggtctgactgcactggctaccaatttgtttctgggcccaattcaaagtgctggttttgacctataaagccttgaacggttcaggactgcaatacttcaaggactgcctctttccatatgaacctacctggactctGAGATAGTCTTCTGagtcccttcttcatgtgcctcctacctgtgaggtccagagggtggcagcatgagaaggggccttctctgcagtggctccccatctgtggaatgctctcaccagggaagctcacctggcgccttcattatacacctttaggcaccaggcctttggttgatttgattgacatcttatgcccttttaaaatgtggcttggggggtgttattgggttgttgttattttgattatatatttgtggttttatattttgattttattctgtgaataaGAGCTGTGCATGTGGGAAAGATTATGCTGAGACAtaccttcttaaaaaaaatgtctaaGATTTGTCTGAGcataaaaaaatttatttatggGAAAAGTGAATAACAGCA
The sequence above is drawn from the Lacerta agilis isolate rLacAgi1 chromosome 5, rLacAgi1.pri, whole genome shotgun sequence genome and encodes:
- the ANKRD22 gene encoding ankyrin repeat domain-containing protein 22 → MGILYSQPICQAAYNNDFNELQLLLEEDSSYLNIQDSFGGDTPLICACKKGHNRIVSYLLKMNADVNIKNKKERTCLHYAVKKRFSFLDYLLIIILMPVMLLGYLLMVSRSKQNENLIKMLLRAGVDVNVTDDSGRTALHYACEMKNPSIVPLLVGAGSDLSIKDKEGETPLDIARRLKFTNIENMLRKDT